The sequence TTCCTAGTGTGTGAACTGTGAGATGAAGGGATAGAATAGTCATAGCACAAAGAGCACCCATGCGcctcttacaaaaaaaaaaaaagcttttagtGCTCATTGTCAAGCATGTCTgtttgagaattaaaaaagttataCCAAGACTTTTGATGTTGCAGAATAAAACAATTATAGCTATAAATCATGAGGATCTTTTGTGAACCCTGAGAAAATTGGAAAATTCATATGGATGCTTATATCAAAATCAGGTATAAGGAAGTATAGTTCAGTTTTTAAATAGTATGCCTTTGTCAAACtattatgtttcaaaaaatctatatatatatatatatatatatatatatatatatatatatatatatatatatatatattgagcatgatatgattttactcaaaaattaaaagtttgcTATGAGTGAATTTCTTTCGTTACAGAGAGTATTTCTTCTTAATTAACACAAACTTTCCGATGTAATATTTCAGATTAAGATAGCAAATACGGTAGCCATATTAAATGTCGGCCTTCCTGGGTCGGTAATTGCAATAACTCTTCTAGCCATTCATGATAATAGCACGCAGTTGATCTTTGTTGGAATCTTATGTGCTGGATTAACAATTGCCATGTATGCATCACCTCTTTCATCTATGGTATGCTACTTCACTCATTATTGTAACTTAACTGATTGACACTTCTTAATGTGTTCATGACATTTAGGgttcaatttctctctcctccattaatataacaatcaaattaaatgcaataaaatattcttctaaaaaaatgtaatttttcatattttcactAAAAGAAAATGATCATAAACATATTGGCAATCTTTATTGAGGGGGTGCCCAGGCATCCTCTTTCTCTAGCactacaaaaccaaaaaaaaaagagtatttttGGTGACAAAAATTTTCGTCACCAAAGTCCTATTTTTGTCGCCTATGGTTTTTGGcaatgaaatttgttttttggcAACAAAATTGGTTTCGTCACATATACCATGTTGTCAAAAGTCCtgatgatgaaaaaaaatttcaacaaaaggctcaactatataaaataaaataaaataaaataaaacttttgacGATGAAACCATTTGGTTGCCTAATGTTTCCCTTGCTAAATACATGATTCAGCAATGAAATAGATTTGTTGccaaatgtattttattttattaaatcatatttggtgacgaaataacctttttttttttttttaattcagccATATTTGGCAATGAAATATTTCATTGCCGAaaccaaattatttatttatttttttaattcaaccATATTTGGCGATGAAttatttcatcaccaactattATTATAccatcatctctctctctctctctccatttttttgccatatatttttttctagattttccatttttttttcctgtccaTTTGGTTCATTTTGGTCAACTTTGACCCATTTCTGTTATTTTGGTCTAATTCGGCCCATTTTAGTCTATTTAGTCCAGTTcgtttacacacacacacaaaacaattagctattttaatgtttttatgaaAGTGTTTTCTATgtggtaaatatatataatactcttctatcttgatttttctttcttctaatcttttataatttaattgacaccaattaatcttttttttttttgcaatttatgACAGAGAACAGTGATAAAGACCAAGAGTGTGGAGTACATGCCATTTTCCCTTTCATTCTTCCTATTTCTCAATGCAGGCATATGGTGTATTTATTCTGTGCTCATCAAAGACTTCTTTGTCGGAGTAACTTTTCTTGTCCTGATACTTATCTAAGTCaatccatgatttttttttttttaacaaaattaaaccCATGACCTTTATAATCCTATTTTAATCTCTTAATGATTCTAGGttgattttataataaaacattTATAATTACAAGTAACCATGGAAGTAGACCCTCGCACCAATGAATCGTAAAATATAGCATCCAATAGATTCAAAATAGATCAATTTTACTACggattaaatattacaaatttaatacactttcaaatccataaaataaaatcttaaaaattttaagtgaaatgaaaagaattttGTTACTTTGGATGGGGGCGTACGAGAGCAAAGTGAAGTGGAGGCACACTACTCTCTAGtcaataaaatcattttaaacCCTCTATTTTCCTATAGTAAATTTGTTTTTCCACTCGTTTCAACAAATTTAGGCATttctatattaattttctctctattttcaaTGACattaccaagaaaaaaaaaatctttacaaataaattaattacaCAATCTCTGTGCATATATATGGGGAAAAAATTAATCAAGTAGTTATTTCAGGTGCCAAATGCAATAGGCTTTGTGTTGGGCGCAACTCAACTCATCCTCTACACAATTTACAAGAACAAGtcaaagatgttagttaaatcaATGGATTTAACGAGAGAAGAAAGTCCAACTGAGTTTGTTAAAGCAGCCATTGAGATGCGAGCGAACGATCAAGAGATCAATCTGAAAAATCGAAGCCTTAATAAAGGCAACAGCATGCCAAAGCAGCAGGTTAATAGACAATATAGCATGCCAAAGATCACAAAGACACTTTCTTTCGGCCCACGTGAATTGCACTCCAATTGTGCCCCTATTGATGATGTTGAAGTTGGAGAAAAGCATCAACCTTGATTTGGTATAAATATAATGTTAAGAGTCCAACAAAATGGTCTTTGTATGCGTTATCCTTCCTTTGGTTAATTAAGAATTTGGAATAATTTGTAACACAAATTTTACCTTTGTATCATATAATATTTGCCATTTAAATTTATGAAGGCCTAAAGTGGGTGGGCCCGTGCAACCCAAAACGCCCAAGCCTGAGCCAACCTAGTCTCACCCAAGATTTTAGTACTTGAATAGTCGTAGATGCCTCTCTAAGGCTGCGACAACCAAGGTGATAAGCCATCAAGgtctcaaaccaaaaaaaaaaaaaaaaacgaagacTACACCTTTTTGCACCACAACTCTAATGTGGCTGATAGgtcaaaaatgtattgacctcttataatgaattaaccaattaattattcaagtgaattaattaggttcaattacatgcaatgaacgtggtagcacaaacaaatcaccaaataactaaatgcaacggaaattaaatttgatacagtgatttgtttacgaatgggaaaaacctctgaggcaaaaactccaccgaatgattttaaggtcaccactcccgagaatccactattatcaaaacaagcgattacaagtaaaggatttccagtactttataccaacctacagttaaatcattatcccaatacccaattggacttattttgtagtgacaatctctcccttatattgcacggctcctagtacgtgacaaACTaattgcacgaatctcagtacgcgacttcaatcaccaacttgaaaagaatgttggatgcaaagttcttctgcTCTTCAACAGATGAAGTTCGTGAAGTTACTTAGTctcaaaaccctatggtgtataAACACAAGAGCTTCTTCAAGAATTAGGGCAAACTAAGTTTCCAGTCACACTTctggaattatgctcttgtgcaattatgCTCTCAGTTGTGTAACCTGATACAGCcattaaaataatccttatatatgtttaggattgtgagaaaagaaagcccaaacacataatcatggattggatgaaaaacagtctaaaaaaactaagtttcataaacctcaacaAATACCCTATTGGTTAAgctgctgtcgagccacaggCTAGAATAGCTCTTTAAAttttgatagatactagctgtcgagttttaattaacaacacttttcacacttgaatcttggacagacttgcatggcttcaatacttggacttaaactcttatttcttgaagtattaaacacatcctagatctacccaattacaagtaaaatgcattttgtcaaaatattaaccaattacataaaatgttgacatatgttcctaacattcaatcacatatgtcctaacaatctccccctttggcaatccgtgacaaaaccacaacaacaaataaacatattaGAGGaatcataaatcactcaactcatactcacttgttaagtacaataaaatctatcctaacacaaactcttgaaaatttttacaaaaagagagttcatggtaagtagactttgacaaccggTATTTCTGAAActcttaaacaaaactcatcaaagcatctttgtgtgaaaca comes from Castanea sativa cultivar Marrone di Chiusa Pesio chromosome 3, ASM4071231v1 and encodes:
- the LOC142628430 gene encoding bidirectional sugar transporter SWEET17-like, encoding MASSSFIIGIIGNIISVLVFTSPIKTFSRVVKKKSTENYKVLPYITTLLSTCLWTFYGLLKPDGFLVLTVNGIGAVFQFIYVALFLIYAPADKKIKIANTVAILNVGLPGSVIAITLLAIHDNSTQLIFVGILCAGLTIAMYASPLSSMRTVIKTKSVEYMPFSLSFFLFLNAGIWCIYSVLIKDFFVGVPNAIGFVLGATQLILYTIYKNKSKMLVKSMDLTREESPTEFVKAAIEMRANDQEINLKNRSLNKGNSMPKQQVNRQYSMPKITKTLSFGPRELHSNCAPIDDVEVGEKHQP